The following proteins come from a genomic window of Ictalurus furcatus strain D&B chromosome 12, Billie_1.0, whole genome shotgun sequence:
- the utp6 gene encoding U3 small nucleolar RNA-associated protein 6 homolog translates to MADLVQQRIEDRIPALEQLERVGLFTKKEVKSTLKRSTALEYKLHRSVQSKDDYITYIQYEINVLELIKKRRARIGYHFKREDIEFPMIQRINSVFRRATSKWQEDVQLWLSQVAFCKQWGMKGQLSKVFSSMLAIHPDKPNLWIMAAKCEMEDRNSSESARHLFLRALRFHPENKKVYQEYFRMELMHAEKLRKQQQELERAQIDIGEYEFSPEILSGRLAEVVYKDATQKIKGAEFMLSLLQIAAIFDFTKELQDSILQDLQSQHTDDSVTWDFMARRELEVGGTPELRSAQSRAADIRSREECCGAVYEEGLKNLNTEPMWTCYVTFCLDRFKRKTNVIELKEKRTERLLGVLQRAHDASLLQEAFYRTWLEVLISSEKTQAAIQVAIAAAKRFSKSVEMWTLSLQTLVRLESEEVGPLFQEAMKLMNPKDTLPLWKLRAEWSITSQPPDETEALFQKALLTQVPAVSTAMKEIYLQWAYRTGGYKKARKLFTSLNEHRPFSKTFFTMMVQIEKEQEKPKMSHLRDYYERALREFGSSDEDLWMDYIKEELGIHGSAENCGKLHWRAMKNLTGESVQRFTTQYTLLQTGHI, encoded by the exons ATGGCGGATTTGGTGCAGCAGCGGATTGAGGACCGGATCCCGGCGCTGGAGCAGCTGGAGAGAGTCGGGCTGTTCACCAAGAAAGAAGTGAA ATCGACACTGAAAAGATCCACGGCTCTGGAATATAAACTTCACAGATCCGTGCAGAGTAAAGATGATTACATTACCTACATACAG TATGAAATAAACGTGCTGGAGCTCATCAAGAAGAGAAGAGCC AGAATCGGCTACCACTTCAAAAGGGAGGACATTGAGTTCCCCATGATCCAGAGAATCAACAGCGTGTTCAGGAGGGCAACGTCAAAGTGGCAG GAGGATGTGCAGCTGTGGCTCTCTCAGGTCGCCTTCTGTAAGCAATGG GGGATGAAGGGTCAACTCAGCAAGGTCTTCTCCTCCATGCTGGCCATCCACCCCGACAAACCCA ATTTATGGATCATGGCAGCCAAGTGTGAGATGGAGGACAGGAATTCGTCTGAAAGCGCTCGCCACCTCTTTCTCAGAGCGCTTCGCTTCCATCCGGAGAATAAAAAGGTTTACCAGGAG tattTCCGGATGGAGCTGATGCATGCCGAGAAACTGCGCaaacagcagcaggaactggaacGTGCCCAAATCGACATC GGTGAGTACGAGTTTTCTCCGGAGATCTTGAGCGGCAGGCTGGCTGAAGTTGTGTACAAAGACGCCACGCAGAAAATTAAAG GGGCGGAGTTTATGCTCTCACTGCTGCAGATCGCTGCCATTTTTGACTTCACCAAAGAGCTGCAGGACTCCATCCTCCAGGA TCTGCAGAGTCAGCACACTGATGACTCCGTGACCTGGGACTTCATGGCTCGTCGGGAGCTGGAGGTGGGCGGGACTCCCGAACTGCGCTCAGCCCAGAGTCGTGCCGCTGACATCAGGAGCAGAGAGGAGTGTTGCGGCGCTGTGTATGAGGAGGGACTCAAGAACCTCAACACAG AACCTATGTGGACGTGTTACGTAACGTTCTGTTTGGACCGATTTAAGAGGAAAACAAACGTCATCGAGCTGAAGGAAAAG AGAACAGAGCGGCTGCTTGGTGTCCTTCAGAGAGCTCATGATGCCTCACTGCTGCAGGAGGCTTTCTACAGGACCTGG CTGGAGGTCTTGATCTCATCTGAGAAAACACAAGCCGCCATTCAGGTTGCCATAGCAGCCGCTAAACGCTTCAGTAAATCGGTAGAGATGTGGACGTTGAGCTTGCAAACATTGGTGCGTTTAGAGAGCGAGGAGGTGGGGCCTCTGTTCCAGGAAGCAATGAAGCTCATGAATCCCAAG GACACTTTGCCGCTGTGGAAGCTTCGGGCCGAGTGGAGCATCACGTCGCAGCCTCCGGATGAAACAGAAGCTCTGTTTCAG AAAGCTTTGTTAACTCAGGTCCCGGCCGTTTCCACGGCGATGAAGGAAATCTACCTGCAGTGGGCCTACAGGACTGGCGGCTACAAAAAAGCCAGGAAACTTTTCACCag cctgaacGAGCACCGACCTTTCTCCAAAACCTTCTTCACCATGATGGTTCAGATCGAGAAAGAACAG GAGAAGCCGAAGATGAGTCACCTGAGGGATTACTACGAGCGAGCTCTGCGCGAGTTCGGCTCGTCCGACGAAG aTCTGTGGATGGATTACATCAAAGAGGAGCTGGGTATCCATGGCAGCGCTGAGAATTGTGGGAAACTCCACTGGAGGGCCATGAAGAACCTGACTGGAGAGAGTGTGCAGCGCTtcacaacacaatacacactgctGCAGACCGGCCACATCTAg